A genomic window from Sphingobacterium spiritivorum includes:
- a CDS encoding TlpA family protein disulfide reductase: protein MRTSLFILLLSLLTSSLMAQNATIINGTADKKSYAKVFLYKVLNGRLVEIATATPDSSERFAFKFTPEYQGLYAVGGSDALSLRHVFKFYFKGNDELNIRLEKANYSLSGNNSPENIALTDWFKASYSLLDKSVYWTTISTYMDFFPEVEEMYTQLDAIKSRNKTGNAKFDAFFSKIVDFDFANLAIGYLYTPRSAHPSKEELSDYYIQFKSDPFLSEDLLKFPYGDRFMTSLVYKKIDMSSKPTFQQQVEAIPADVIKGQYVLARLSGARSYSDYQDMYNQYKQYFILKDQQERAQAIAVKLADTKEGTQAIAFSYPDITGKKVSLADLKGKLVLIDLWATWCGPCKAEEPHWEKLNEQFKGKDIAFVGISVDQDKKAWDKYVPEKNLKGIQLHAGPGNDLSAAYKVTGIPRYMLIDKKGNIITTDSPRPSDPKLKSLIETWLAR from the coding sequence ATGAGAACTTCCTTATTCATTCTGCTACTGAGTCTCCTGACCAGTAGTCTGATGGCTCAAAATGCCACTATTATTAATGGGACTGCAGACAAGAAATCCTATGCAAAGGTATTTCTTTACAAAGTACTGAATGGTCGCTTGGTGGAAATAGCTACGGCTACGCCTGACTCATCCGAACGTTTTGCGTTCAAATTCACGCCTGAATATCAGGGATTGTACGCGGTCGGTGGATCGGATGCGCTAAGTTTACGTCATGTATTTAAATTCTATTTTAAAGGAAATGACGAACTGAACATCCGCTTAGAAAAAGCAAATTATTCGCTTTCCGGAAACAATAGTCCTGAAAACATTGCATTGACGGATTGGTTCAAGGCATCTTATTCGCTATTGGATAAATCCGTCTATTGGACCACAATAAGTACATACATGGATTTCTTCCCTGAAGTAGAAGAAATGTATACTCAACTCGATGCAATCAAATCACGTAATAAAACGGGAAATGCTAAATTTGATGCATTTTTTTCCAAAATAGTTGATTTTGATTTTGCCAATCTGGCTATCGGTTATCTCTATACACCTCGTTCTGCACATCCAAGCAAAGAAGAACTTTCGGATTACTATATCCAGTTCAAATCGGATCCGTTTCTTTCGGAAGACTTGCTAAAGTTTCCTTATGGAGACCGTTTCATGACCAGTTTAGTGTATAAAAAAATAGATATGTCGAGTAAACCGACTTTCCAACAACAGGTAGAAGCTATTCCTGCTGATGTCATAAAAGGACAATATGTATTAGCCCGACTTTCAGGAGCCCGCTCTTATAGTGACTATCAGGACATGTACAACCAATACAAGCAATACTTTATATTGAAGGATCAACAGGAACGCGCACAAGCTATCGCTGTTAAGCTGGCAGATACGAAAGAAGGTACACAGGCGATTGCCTTTAGCTATCCGGATATAACCGGTAAAAAAGTTTCTCTGGCAGACCTGAAAGGAAAGCTGGTCTTGATAGATCTTTGGGCAACATGGTGCGGCCCCTGTAAAGCGGAAGAACCTCATTGGGAGAAACTGAATGAACAGTTTAAAGGAAAAGATATTGCCTTTGTCGGGATATCGGTAGATCAGGATAAAAAAGCATGGGACAAATATGTACCAGAGAAAAATCTAAAAGGTATACAACTACATGCCGGCCCGGGCAATGACCTTTCAGCAGCCTATAAGGTAACCGGTATTCCACGTTATATGTTGATTGATAAAAAAGGAAATATTATTACGACAGACAGTCCAAGACCGAGTGACCCTAAACTTAAATCCCTAATTGAAACCTGGTTAGCCCGGTAA
- a CDS encoding retropepsin-like aspartic protease encodes MTLINNVFAQQDHKLVQQIRQAFKDKNSANLKAALAPSFSIAGNTQQGAVRYLDHILSSYPAENVRFISTQKQDSGHKVAIEISKTDKSTVQTAFYTDSADRMLYLDLFDQLYGMNRYQTSRLRAKIPFENHDGTIILSVKINDFKRPLRLLFDTGADGMAVSQQLADEIGLKVTRQNNASVVGGNMQIQVSDNNTISLDTLKLQGQGIAIFPEMHRETDGIIGNSLVKRFITKVDYDKCELLLYDFGDYQYEQQGHAIPVEMPAGLLIIPGNLEIRAGKSYTGNFVFDTGASYSLICFRPFVRTNRLLVSGFKPEYQGTTASMGMVSPTFTGRSHNFSFSHLPAVPNLPVTLMAGGANNENWKPEFDGSIGVRLISRYNFTINLQNREIYLEPNHLYPYPQDFSIGSYLFGYDSEGKLRLLSVVGAADEKVKLATGAAISSINGIPTHTFLKDKTALESILNLEKGTAITIESQSDTVTQSYTINR; translated from the coding sequence ATGACTTTAATAAATAATGTATTTGCACAACAGGATCACAAACTTGTACAGCAAATCCGGCAAGCCTTTAAGGACAAGAACTCTGCTAATTTAAAAGCAGCATTAGCGCCCTCATTTTCTATTGCCGGCAACACTCAGCAAGGAGCAGTACGCTATCTGGATCACATTCTCTCGAGCTATCCTGCTGAGAATGTCAGATTCATCTCCACGCAAAAGCAAGACTCAGGACACAAGGTAGCAATAGAGATCAGCAAAACAGATAAGAGCACCGTGCAGACAGCCTTTTATACCGACTCAGCAGATCGTATGCTCTATCTGGATCTATTTGATCAGCTCTACGGCATGAATCGTTATCAAACGTCTCGATTACGGGCTAAAATACCATTTGAGAATCACGACGGGACAATAATACTGTCTGTAAAGATTAATGATTTTAAACGCCCTTTGCGGTTATTATTTGACACAGGAGCAGACGGTATGGCCGTCAGCCAACAACTTGCGGATGAAATCGGACTCAAAGTAACGCGGCAGAATAATGCCTCTGTAGTGGGAGGTAATATGCAGATTCAGGTATCTGATAATAATACCATTTCCTTAGATACGCTAAAATTGCAGGGTCAGGGTATTGCGATATTCCCGGAGATGCACAGAGAGACAGATGGCATCATCGGAAATAGTCTGGTAAAGCGATTTATCACAAAAGTTGATTATGACAAATGCGAATTGCTGCTCTACGATTTTGGAGATTATCAGTACGAACAACAAGGACACGCAATCCCTGTTGAAATGCCTGCAGGATTGCTTATTATTCCGGGGAATCTGGAAATCCGTGCCGGAAAATCCTATACCGGAAATTTTGTCTTTGATACAGGAGCATCTTATTCATTGATATGCTTCAGACCTTTTGTGCGGACAAACAGACTGCTGGTCAGCGGATTTAAACCGGAGTATCAGGGCACGACAGCGAGCATGGGTATGGTCTCTCCTACTTTTACAGGACGAAGTCACAACTTTTCCTTTTCACATCTCCCTGCAGTTCCGAATTTGCCCGTAACGCTAATGGCTGGCGGCGCCAACAACGAAAACTGGAAACCTGAATTTGACGGATCTATTGGCGTACGCCTGATCAGCAGATATAATTTCACGATCAATCTCCAAAACCGGGAGATATATCTGGAGCCTAATCACCTGTACCCCTATCCTCAGGATTTTTCAATCGGCAGTTATCTCTTCGGTTATGATTCAGAAGGTAAATTACGCTTACTCAGTGTAGTTGGTGCGGCGGATGAAAAAGTAAAATTAGCAACCGGAGCAGCCATCTCGAGTATCAATGGCATTCCGACACATACTTTTCTAAAGGATAAGACTGCTTTGGAGAGCATCTTGAATCTGGAAAAAGGCACTGCTATTACCATAGAATCACAATCTGATACGGTTACACAATCTTATACAATCAACAGATAG
- a CDS encoding PKD-like family lipoprotein, giving the protein MKTLKNTRYIIILFVLSAFVSCKKDLGNYDYKDINDLTIDGIDTDYRITVGQNIKIEPKLTFTQDPDFKEEDYSYEWISFNPALPQSEQRKLVAETRILNMPFPFGIGNYSLFYRVTEKSSGISWQKTFSLKVEGSFKGGWAFLSEVNNQSQLDFFEYNFETNTYPKEFRKFNLLFSDSETGKTLTLSGKPKFLHGWANRIPATGNPIKYFLYIGTEDATEKLNLTDGFIYSERYAFKFETGGGAALNKVDQIFSCGGGNGFATYNGDAFLRYATFQYNFGTPINRLSDNSYFKIAPFLAVNRNSTINLSTLMYDNTNKRFVRNSNGSMTSTSPLPYNTASAAFNPNNVGKDLVWMGQTLAYGGRAYAILKDNSGYYLARMNNAASFNATYWDDISTLPELSKATAFAVDQQYGYLQYAVGGKLYQYDVDTKETKMQQDYGNRIITMLKYDQTTYVSPVTVNHPTLQNTYGRRFKAVLYGLIVATYDPNTPATSGKVDIYDIPQFNAPYNRYYSFEGFGKVADVCSLDAPLGW; this is encoded by the coding sequence ATGAAAACGTTAAAAAACACCAGATACATTATTATTCTATTCGTATTATCAGCTTTTGTCTCCTGCAAAAAAGACCTTGGTAATTATGATTATAAGGATATTAACGATCTTACTATAGATGGAATCGATACAGATTATCGTATTACAGTCGGCCAAAATATTAAGATTGAGCCCAAACTTACATTCACACAGGATCCGGACTTTAAGGAAGAAGATTATAGTTATGAGTGGATCAGTTTTAATCCGGCTTTACCTCAGAGCGAACAGCGAAAACTTGTAGCGGAAACAAGAATACTAAATATGCCTTTTCCTTTTGGAATAGGGAATTATAGTCTATTCTATAGAGTAACTGAAAAATCTTCGGGAATAAGCTGGCAAAAAACATTTAGTCTGAAAGTAGAGGGATCATTTAAAGGAGGCTGGGCTTTCCTGAGTGAAGTAAATAATCAAAGTCAATTAGATTTCTTTGAATATAACTTTGAAACAAACACTTACCCTAAGGAATTTCGTAAATTTAATCTCCTTTTTTCTGATTCAGAGACTGGAAAAACACTTACTTTATCCGGAAAACCAAAATTTTTACATGGTTGGGCCAATCGTATTCCGGCGACCGGAAATCCCATCAAGTACTTTTTATACATAGGAACTGAAGATGCAACGGAAAAATTAAACCTAACTGATGGCTTTATCTACAGCGAACGATACGCTTTTAAATTTGAAACCGGTGGAGGAGCAGCATTAAATAAGGTTGACCAAATTTTTTCTTGCGGAGGTGGAAACGGTTTTGCTACCTATAATGGAGATGCTTTCCTGAGATATGCCACTTTCCAATACAACTTTGGCACACCCATAAACAGGTTATCAGATAATTCTTACTTTAAGATAGCTCCATTCTTGGCCGTCAATCGAAATTCTACCATTAACCTGTCTACACTGATGTACGACAATACGAATAAAAGATTTGTACGAAATAGCAACGGATCTATGACCTCTACATCACCTCTGCCCTATAATACGGCAAGTGCAGCATTTAACCCTAATAATGTTGGCAAAGATTTGGTATGGATGGGACAGACACTGGCCTATGGAGGCCGTGCTTATGCTATTTTGAAAGATAACTCAGGATACTACCTTGCCAGAATGAATAATGCAGCTAGTTTTAATGCTACTTATTGGGATGATATAAGTACATTACCAGAACTCTCAAAGGCGACTGCGTTTGCTGTAGATCAACAGTACGGATATCTCCAATATGCAGTAGGAGGTAAATTATATCAATACGATGTAGATACCAAAGAAACTAAAATGCAACAGGATTATGGTAATCGAATTATCACCATGTTAAAATACGATCAGACAACATATGTAAGTCCGGTTACAGTTAACCATCCGACTCTTCAAAACACATATGGAAGAAGATTTAAAGCAGTTTTGTATGGTTTAATCGTGGCAACATATGATCCCAACACTCCTGCTACTTCCGGCAAAGTAGATATATATGATATTCCCCAGTTCAATGCCCCTTACAATCGTTATTACTCTTTTGAAGGATTCGGAAAAGTAGCAGATGTATGTTCATTAGACGCCCCTTTGGGTTGGTAA
- a CDS encoding DUF4843 domain-containing protein produces the protein MKKIIALSLIVLLLSCKEDPLETFNQEVSGSSIYFPEIYNTALDRKKDFVFEQSFGYMPDTVNVFFKKIDVLATGPIMNVDRIFKISSSPESSLQPGIHYNIDEDKLIIPAGKNTGSLNIILKRTADMKQQQLSATLMLEENENFNTNIKYRFAPNQNFKVSLLKYTIKIDDILNAPYAWSVAPYKPMLEDYLGTYSKTKLQLLLDLFDIEPKYFIDEKYAKENYFTIALLSYWGGYMKFWLAKEAGEGRIHKDETGQVITMGRYAR, from the coding sequence ATGAAAAAGATTATAGCCCTTTCATTAATTGTTTTATTATTAAGTTGTAAAGAAGATCCTTTAGAGACTTTTAATCAGGAGGTTTCCGGAAGCAGTATTTATTTTCCTGAAATATATAATACTGCCCTGGACAGAAAGAAAGATTTCGTCTTTGAACAATCCTTTGGCTATATGCCTGATACTGTAAATGTATTTTTTAAAAAGATAGATGTGCTGGCAACAGGACCTATTATGAATGTGGACCGGATTTTCAAGATCTCATCAAGTCCTGAATCTTCCCTACAGCCAGGCATTCACTACAACATAGATGAAGATAAACTGATTATTCCGGCAGGAAAAAATACAGGATCTCTCAATATTATTTTGAAACGGACTGCTGATATGAAACAGCAACAACTAAGTGCAACACTGATGTTGGAAGAAAATGAGAATTTCAATACAAATATCAAATATAGGTTTGCACCAAATCAGAATTTTAAAGTCTCTCTATTAAAGTACACAATCAAAATCGATGATATACTCAATGCTCCCTATGCCTGGTCTGTTGCTCCTTATAAACCAATGCTTGAAGATTATCTGGGTACATATTCAAAAACAAAACTTCAATTATTACTGGATCTGTTTGATATCGAACCAAAGTATTTTATCGATGAGAAATATGCTAAAGAAAATTATTTCACTATCGCGTTGTTGTCCTATTGGGGTGGATATATGAAATTCTGGCTTGCAAAAGAAGCTGGTGAGGGAAGGATTCATAAAGATGAAACAGGACAGGTGATCACTATGGGAAGATATGCAAGATAA
- a CDS encoding RagB/SusD family nutrient uptake outer membrane protein — MKRYYFFLLIAVFTVTVSCQKWLQVQPEDKFTEEQTFRNEQGFIDELNGIYILMGQNNLYGNHLTLSTVELLAQRYQTAGTSLNTDIAAYEYQKDNVKKIFAGIWQDSYIAIANVNKLLENLETYKANISADKARLIKGEALGLRAFLHFDLLRLFGPGSYTADPIALSIPYYHKLGQNIVDFSTAKDVIQFALTDLEEASKYLDQDPALTQGSLNNNHLRFNYYAVQGLKARVLLWKNDKTGAYQAAKTIIDKSALFPWIIPNKITGDNENPDRIFSTELLFAAYSRELYNDYNKYFYYELSSESLLASGSASFINTVYENNSNDYRKDYIWKVPPTGVAFPTFFKYADLVQKDARQPQRFTIPLIRLSEMYYIAAECATDPNEALSYINTVRNHRGISSLSSSNGLENEILKEYRKEFYGEGQLWYYYKRKQISNIISPSNLNGFVVPASAWAVPVPEEELNNR, encoded by the coding sequence ATGAAAAGATATTATTTTTTTCTGCTAATAGCAGTGTTCACTGTAACAGTATCTTGTCAAAAATGGCTTCAGGTACAACCTGAAGACAAATTTACAGAAGAACAGACTTTTCGCAATGAACAAGGATTTATTGACGAACTCAACGGTATCTATATCTTAATGGGACAAAATAATCTTTATGGTAATCACCTAACACTTAGCACCGTAGAGCTATTAGCCCAGCGATATCAGACTGCGGGGACATCACTTAATACAGATATAGCTGCATATGAGTATCAAAAAGACAATGTAAAAAAGATATTTGCAGGAATATGGCAAGACAGTTACATTGCTATTGCAAACGTAAACAAGCTTTTAGAAAATCTAGAGACTTATAAAGCAAATATCTCCGCAGACAAAGCCCGGTTAATAAAAGGTGAAGCTTTAGGTTTGAGAGCTTTTTTACACTTTGATCTTCTGAGATTATTTGGTCCCGGATCATACACGGCCGATCCTATAGCGTTGTCCATTCCCTATTACCATAAGTTGGGACAAAATATAGTGGATTTCTCAACTGCAAAAGATGTTATACAATTCGCCTTAACTGATCTCGAAGAGGCATCAAAATACCTGGATCAGGACCCAGCTTTGACACAAGGGTCATTAAACAATAATCATTTACGCTTTAATTATTATGCTGTTCAGGGACTAAAAGCGCGTGTATTATTGTGGAAAAATGATAAAACAGGGGCATATCAAGCTGCAAAAACTATCATAGATAAGTCAGCTTTATTTCCCTGGATTATTCCGAATAAGATAACAGGAGACAATGAAAATCCTGATCGTATATTTTCGACCGAACTATTATTTGCAGCGTACTCTAGAGAACTGTATAATGACTACAATAAATATTTCTATTACGAATTGTCCAGTGAAAGTCTCTTGGCCAGTGGGTCAGCATCTTTTATCAATACTGTTTATGAAAATAACAGCAATGACTACCGAAAAGATTATATCTGGAAAGTTCCACCTACCGGGGTAGCCTTCCCAACATTCTTTAAGTATGCTGACCTTGTACAAAAAGATGCAAGACAACCACAAAGATTCACTATCCCATTAATCCGTCTAAGTGAAATGTACTACATCGCTGCTGAATGTGCTACTGACCCAAATGAAGCATTATCTTACATTAATACGGTACGAAACCATAGGGGTATAAGCAGTTTATCCTCTTCAAATGGTCTGGAAAATGAAATATTAAAGGAGTATAGAAAAGAATTTTATGGAGAAGGTCAGTTATGGTATTACTACAAAAGAAAACAAATCAGCAATATCATTTCCCCATCCAACTTAAATGGCTTCGTGGTACCTGCTTCTGCATGGGCTGTGCCTGTTCCTGAAGAAGAATTAAATAACCGTTAA